The Neisseria macacae ATCC 33926 genome contains the following window.
TGCGAGGGTTGGATGTTTTGTTCGTCGTACACGACACAGGAGGCGATGGTGGCTTCGCCTTGGGTGTGGCTGATGTCGAAGCATTCGAGGCGGTTGAGGTCGTCTGAATTCATGTTCAGGATTTTTGCCAACTCGTCGATGCGGTGTTGCTGGCTGCTTTGTTGCAGGCGGCGTTGGGCAATCGCCATTTGTGCGTTTTGTTCCGCCATTTTCAGCCAGACTTTGCGTTCGCCTATGGTTTTGGTCACGAACTGCATTTGTTTGCCGTGTTCGCCCTCCAAGGCTTCTTTCAAGGCGTCGGGGACGGGGAAGTTGCTGATGATGATGTCGGGTTTGCTTTTGCCCAGATAATGTTGGGCGACAAAGGCTTCGGCGTAATCTTGCCCGTTTGGTTCGGGGTCGTTTTTGGTGTCGGGGAAGAAGCTTTTATCGCCGACGTGCCGCCCGCCGCGGATGCTGACCCAGTGTACGCAGACGAGGCCGTCTGAAACGGCGAGCGCGAGCAGGTCGATGTCGTTAGGATTGTTCGGGTTTTTGCTGTCGATGAACTGGTTGCTCTGCATGATGCCGAGCGCTTGGATTTGGTCGCGGTAGCGGGCGGCTTCCTCAAATTGCAGGTTGGCGGCGGCGGTCTGCATTTTGTGTTGCAGGGTGCGGGTCAGTTCGTCGGTTTTGCCGTTGAGGAAGGTAGCAGCTTGGCGCACGCTGTCGCGGTAGTCTTCTTCGCTGATGTGGCCGACGCAGGGCGCGGTGCAGCGTTTGATTTGGTACAGCAGGCAAGGACGGTCGCGGTGTTCGAACACGCTGTCTTCGCAGGTGCGCAGCATGAAGACTTTTTGCAGAACTTGGATGCTGTCGCGCACGGCGTTGCTGTTGGGATAGGGGCCGAAGTATTGGTTCAGCTTTTTCAGCGTGCCGCGGTAATACGCCATCTGCGGATATTGATGCCCACTGAGCATGAGGTAGGGATAGCTTTTGTCGTCGCGGAAAAGGATATTGTATTTGGGCGACAGGGCTTTGATGAAGTTGTTTTCGAGAATCAGCGCTTCGGCTTCGGAACGGGTGATGGTGGTTTCGATGTGGTGAATCTGTTTCACCATCAATGCGATGCGCGGGGAATGGTCGTTTTTCTGGAAATAACCGGACACGCGCCGCTTGAGATTGACGGCTTTGCCGACGTATAAAACGTTGCCGCCTTCGTCGAAAAAACGGTATACGCCGGGCAGGTTGGGCAGGTTTTTGAGGAAGAGGGGGATGTCGAAGTCCGTGGTCATGGGGCGGATGGTAGTGGGCAGGTTTTCAGACGACCCGATTATAAATCAGAACGCTTGGGATAATGGAACATAAGCAGCTGGTTCATGAGGATGGAAAAGTACCAAATATGGACTAATTTGTACCGTCTAAGCTACCCAAAAGACAAATCGGCCAAAAAATGCTATTCTTATCGCTTTCAACCTATCTGTTTGTAGCAATGAAAAAGTATCTTATTTCGACCGTAGCCGTAGCCATCGCCGCGGGTCTCGGTGCGCCTTACTACTTCGGCATCAAAGCAGAAGAAACCCTGACTGCACAACAAAAGCTGTTGCAGGAATCAGGTTTTTTAACCGTAGAATCCCACCAATATGATCGGGGCTGGTTCGGTGCGACCGAAACTACGGTCATACGCCTGAAACCGACATTGCTTCAAAATACCCAGCAATATCTGCCCGATAATCTGAAAACCGTCTTGCAAGAGCCGATTACGGTTGTGAACCATATCAGCCATGGGCCGTTTGCCGGCGGTTTCGGTACTCAGGCTCATGTGGAAACAGAGTTCAAATACCATCCGGAAACCGAAAAAGTATTGTCCCGCTTCTTTGGCCAACAAGCTCCGTTGACCATGAGCAATACGATTTATTTCGGAGGAAGCGGCAAGCTTCAACTCAGCGTTCCGGCTTTCGACTATGAAGAGTTGTCCGGCATCAAGCTCAGCTGGAAAGGCTTGAGCGGCAACACCGATTACGAAAAAGATTTCCAAAGCTACCGCCACGACTATACCGCTCCGTCTTTGCAGATCAAGTTGGCGGATAAGGGCGATGTTTCGATGGAAAATTTACATTTCCAATCCGAAACTTCAGACGGAAGCAACAAGCTTTCTTTGGGCAAAAGCAGCATTACTTTGGATAAATTCCTGCTGCAATGGAAAGAAAACATTGATTACAACGTCAAGCTGAACGAGCTGATCAACCTTGTGACCAATCTGCAGATCGGGGCATTTGTCAATCCGACCGGCAGTATCGCGCCTTCCAAAATCGAAGTCAGCAAACTGAAATTCGATACCAATACCAACGAAGTTGATAAGTTTATCAATAGCGAAGGACGGTTCCAATTTGAAGAGCTGGTCTATGGCGAAGATAAATATGGTCCGTTGGATATCAATGTGGCAGCAGAGCATTTGGACGGCAAAGGTTTGCAGGCTTTAAAATCCAAGCTTGCCGAAGTCGCCAATAAGAAAATGAGCGAGGAAGAGATCCAAAACGCCTTGCTCCAAACCGCCAAAAACGAAGCTTCAGGTTTATTCACCAATGATCCGGTGCTGAATGTCAAAACATTCAAATTCATCATGCCGCAAGGTCAAGTGGATGTCAGCGGTAAACTCGCCTTTAAAGGCTTGGCGGCAAAAGATTTGAACAGCCTCAGCGAGATGTTGAAAAAAACCCATGCCGATTTCAATGTGAGCGTTCCGAAAAAACTGTTGGAGCAGATGGCAATCAACCAAGCGCGCAGCCTGTTTAGCGTCAATGCCGAGGATGAAGAAGCCGGACGCGCAGGAATTGAGGACATCAATGAAACGCTGCGTCTGATGGTGGACAGCACTGTGAAAAGCATGGCGCAGGAGCAATACCTGACTTTGGAAGAAAACAACATCAAAACCCATCTGACCCTGCAAAACAACGAATTGAAATTGAATGGCAAGGTGTTGCAAAACGATCCTGAGCCTGATTTTGACGAGCAGGACATGTTGCCGGAAAACCTGTCTTCATCTGAAGCAGGCAAGTAAACGGCAATAGACAAAAGGTCGTCTGAAACCGGATTTGAAGTTTGAATCCGATTTCAGACGACCTTTTTTGATTGGTTTGATGGAAGCTATGTTGAGTTGCGGGCAAAAAAAATCGCCCCTTTAATTTTAAGGGGCGCAAAAGGAACACAAACCACTACCAAAACTGTTACAGGGCGAACTCCTCTAATTGACGTTGATGGGTTGCCGGATAAAGTGCCTTCATCAAATCATAGGGTGAAAGCGACAAATCTTTGCTTTTGGTCGTCAAACGACCTTGTTGCGGTGTCAGTTCAAGCAAACGGGCATCAGACGCATGAATAAACTTTTCTTTTGCCTTCTGCATTTTGCGTTGTAAAACGGAAACGACGCGGCTGTACAAACTGTCTTTTTGTTTGACCTCCCGAGTGCTGGCAACCCAGCTTAAACGGGAATGGCTGTCTTCATCTTCAATCAGGAGGATACCGGTTTGCGGCTGCTTCGATTTACCCATGCAGGGAAGCCAAACATAATAACGACCATCGAGCGTAACATATACGGCATCATGTACTTCGCAATCATCGCAACACTGGGTTGCCAAAAGAGAGCGGATGGTATGTTGGTGCAGTCTCAGAATGTCGAGAGAGACTTGCTGGAAAATATTTTCAGGCATTTTCTTCTCCTTTCGTTCTGTAGTGCGTTGATTTCGTTTCGATGAATTGCATTATACGGATAATTTCAAAATTTGCAAATGATAATTGTTATTATTATGAAAATGTGTAATAAGATAATGATTTTTATAGAAATTAATTTTTAAAAAATTATAAAAGTTGAGTGATTTACTCGGAATTTAGAGAAAACAAGCCTTAGCGGGAATGCGAAGATAAATACGTCTGGAAAATTGTCAGCAAAATTTCTTGTCAGGCTGCATTCACGCCCTAAGAAATATTGCATTCAAATACACGCGTCCCGATTTTTGCCGACTATACATTTTTAGCAGCCTTGCGTATGATTCAAGGCATTTTATCAATGAGCGATATACAGAATATTCCTATGAGCAAACGCCAGATTATCCTTGATACCGAAACTACGGGCCTTTATGCCGAAGGCGGCGACCGCTTGGTCGAGTTTGCCGGTCTGGAAATGATCAACCGCCAGATGACCGACAACAATCTTCATTTATATATCCATCCCGAACGCGATATGCCTGAAGAGGCTGCAAAGGTGCACGGTTTGACCATTGAGGTTTTGGAAGAGAAAAACGCGCCGCCGTTTGCCGAAGTAGGGCGGCAGATTGCTGATTTTATACGCGATGCCGAGCTGATTATTCACAACGCCAAGTTTGACGTCGGTTTCCTGAACATGGAATTCCGCCGTATGGGGCTGCCTTCCATCGAGGAGCTTGGCTGTACCGTAACTGACACATTGGCAATGGCGCGGGAAATGTTCCCCGGTCAGAAAGCCAGTTTGGATGCTTTGTGCAACCGCCTTTCTGTCGACCGAAGCAAGCGCGTGCTGCACGGCGCATTGATTGACTGCGAGCTTTTGGGTGAAGTTTATCTCGCCATGACGCGCCAGCAGTTTGATTTAATGGGTGGCGAAGAAAAAGAAGAAGATGAAGAAGTCAAGCCGGTTATCGTTGCCGAAACCAAGCGTCCGGCTCATTTGAAGGTTATCAAAGCCAACGCAGAGGAACTCGCCGCACACGAGCAATATCTGGACGGTTTGGGCGAAGCCTGTCTGTGGCGCAAAGCCGAAACAGCCGGAGCCGAAGCATGACGCGCCGCCATATCGCCCTGATTCCCGCCGCCGGTGTCGGAACGCGCTTTGGGGCGAGAAAGCCCAAGCAATACGTTGAAATCAACGGAAAAACCGTGTTGCAGCATACGATAGACATTTTTGAAAACCATCCTGCCATCGATTTGATTGCCGTTATCGTATCGCCCGAAGACCAAACGTTTCAGACGACCCCTTCAAGCAAAACCCGCGTATTTCGCGTAGGCGGAGCAAGCCGTGCCGAAACGGTACGCAATGGCGTATCCGCATTGTTGGCACAAGGTCTAGCGGCTGAACAGGACAACATTCTCGTTCACGATGCTGCCCGTTGCTGCCTGCCACCCGAGGCGTTGACCCGACTGATTGAAGAAGCGGGCGGAAAAGAGCAGGGCGGTATTTTGGCAATACCCGTTGCCGACACGCTCAAACGCGTCGACGGTAAAAACCATATCGGCGAAACCGTTTCCCGCACCGGATTGTGGCAGGCGCAAACCCCGCAGCTTTTTCAGACGGCCTTATTGCACCGAGCTCTGTCGGCAGAGGATTTGAGCGGTATTACAGACGAAGCGTCGGCGGTGGAAAAGCTGGGCGTGCAGCCGCTGCTGGTGCAGGGCGATACGCGCAATTTGAAGCTGACGCTGCCGCAGGATGAATTTATTGTGAGGCTGTTGTTGCAGGTCGTCTGAAAACCGTTTTTCAGACGACCTGACATTGAAAAAAGGACAAAACATGAATATCCGTATCGGACAAGGCTACGATGTCCACCAACTTGTCGAAGGCCGCGATTTGATACTCGGCGGCGTAAAGATCCCGTTTGAAAAAGGTCTGCTCGGCCATTCCGATGCCGACGCGCTGTTGCACGCGATTACCGACGCTCTACTTGGCGCAGCGGGCTTGGGCGACATCGGCAGCCATTTCCCTGATACCGCCGCCGAGTTTAAAGATGCTGATAGCCGCGTATTGTTGCGCGAAGCGTATCAAAGCGTGCAGGCTTTAGGCTGGTGCGTTGTGAACGTAGATACGACCATCATCGCGCAAAAGCCCAAACTCGCGCCGCACATTCCCTCCATGCGCGCCAACATTGCCGCCGATTTGGGCATTCAGACGACCTGTGTGAACATTAAAGGCAAAACCAACGAAAAACTCGGCTATCTGGGACGCATGGAAGCCATCGAGGCGCAGGCGGCGGTGTTGCTGGAAAAAGCGTAAGCAGGCAAGCACAAACAGCATGAAAATGTTAACATAATCCTATTGAACAACATCCATTAAGGAGAACTCATGGATACTCAAGATGAATTGAAACGCATTGCCGCCGAAAAAGCGGTGGAATTCGTACCTGAAAACGAATACATCGGTATCGGTTCCGGCTCGACCGTGAATATGTTTATCGAAGCGTTGGGCAAAAGCGGTAAAAAAATCAAAGGCGCGGTTTCGACTTCTAAAAAGTC
Protein-coding sequences here:
- the uvrC gene encoding excinuclease ABC subunit UvrC, translating into MTTDFDIPLFLKNLPNLPGVYRFFDEGGNVLYVGKAVNLKRRVSGYFQKNDHSPRIALMVKQIHHIETTITRSEAEALILENNFIKALSPKYNILFRDDKSYPYLMLSGHQYPQMAYYRGTLKKLNQYFGPYPNSNAVRDSIQVLQKVFMLRTCEDSVFEHRDRPCLLYQIKRCTAPCVGHISEEDYRDSVRQAATFLNGKTDELTRTLQHKMQTAAANLQFEEAARYRDQIQALGIMQSNQFIDSKNPNNPNDIDLLALAVSDGLVCVHWVSIRGGRHVGDKSFFPDTKNDPEPNGQDYAEAFVAQHYLGKSKPDIIISNFPVPDALKEALEGEHGKQMQFVTKTIGERKVWLKMAEQNAQMAIAQRRLQQSSQQHRIDELAKILNMNSDDLNRLECFDISHTQGEATIASCVVYDEQNIQPSQYRRYNITTAKPGDDYAAIREVLTRRYGKMQEAEANGEAVKWPDVVLIDGGKGQIGVAVSVWEELGLHIPLVGIAKGPERKAGMEELILPFTGETFRLPPNSPALHLLQTVRDESHRFAITGHRKKRDKARVTSSLSDIPGVGSKRRQALLTRFGGLRGVVAASKEDLEQVEGISKALAETIYEHLH
- a CDS encoding YdgA family protein encodes the protein MLFLSLSTYLFVAMKKYLISTVAVAIAAGLGAPYYFGIKAEETLTAQQKLLQESGFLTVESHQYDRGWFGATETTVIRLKPTLLQNTQQYLPDNLKTVLQEPITVVNHISHGPFAGGFGTQAHVETEFKYHPETEKVLSRFFGQQAPLTMSNTIYFGGSGKLQLSVPAFDYEELSGIKLSWKGLSGNTDYEKDFQSYRHDYTAPSLQIKLADKGDVSMENLHFQSETSDGSNKLSLGKSSITLDKFLLQWKENIDYNVKLNELINLVTNLQIGAFVNPTGSIAPSKIEVSKLKFDTNTNEVDKFINSEGRFQFEELVYGEDKYGPLDINVAAEHLDGKGLQALKSKLAEVANKKMSEEEIQNALLQTAKNEASGLFTNDPVLNVKTFKFIMPQGQVDVSGKLAFKGLAAKDLNSLSEMLKKTHADFNVSVPKKLLEQMAINQARSLFSVNAEDEEAGRAGIEDINETLRLMVDSTVKSMAQEQYLTLEENNIKTHLTLQNNELKLNGKVLQNDPEPDFDEQDMLPENLSSSEAGK
- the dnaQ gene encoding DNA polymerase III subunit epsilon, whose translation is MSKRQIILDTETTGLYAEGGDRLVEFAGLEMINRQMTDNNLHLYIHPERDMPEEAAKVHGLTIEVLEEKNAPPFAEVGRQIADFIRDAELIIHNAKFDVGFLNMEFRRMGLPSIEELGCTVTDTLAMAREMFPGQKASLDALCNRLSVDRSKRVLHGALIDCELLGEVYLAMTRQQFDLMGGEEKEEDEEVKPVIVAETKRPAHLKVIKANAEELAAHEQYLDGLGEACLWRKAETAGAEA
- the ispD gene encoding 2-C-methyl-D-erythritol 4-phosphate cytidylyltransferase → MTRRHIALIPAAGVGTRFGARKPKQYVEINGKTVLQHTIDIFENHPAIDLIAVIVSPEDQTFQTTPSSKTRVFRVGGASRAETVRNGVSALLAQGLAAEQDNILVHDAARCCLPPEALTRLIEEAGGKEQGGILAIPVADTLKRVDGKNHIGETVSRTGLWQAQTPQLFQTALLHRALSAEDLSGITDEASAVEKLGVQPLLVQGDTRNLKLTLPQDEFIVRLLLQVV
- the ispF gene encoding 2-C-methyl-D-erythritol 2,4-cyclodiphosphate synthase — its product is MNIRIGQGYDVHQLVEGRDLILGGVKIPFEKGLLGHSDADALLHAITDALLGAAGLGDIGSHFPDTAAEFKDADSRVLLREAYQSVQALGWCVVNVDTTIIAQKPKLAPHIPSMRANIAADLGIQTTCVNIKGKTNEKLGYLGRMEAIEAQAAVLLEKA